CAGTGTTGCAACGTCCTCAGGGACAGCAGCTATCCATGTGGCTTTGGGTGCAGCTGGTATTACTGTAGGTGATGAGGTTATTACTAGTCCAATCACAGATTACGGTTCAATTATCGGAATTTTATATCAGAATGCTATTCCAGTATTCGCGGATGTAGACCCGCATTCTTACAATATGGATCCTGCATCCATTGAAGCACACATCACTCCGAGAACGAAAGCGATATTAGTAGTTCATTTGGCTGGCAACGCATGTGATATGGACCCGATTATAGAGATAGCCAAGAAGTATAATCTTAAAGTGATCGAGGACTGTGCACAAGCGTATCTGACAAAATATAAGGGACAGCTCGTTGGAACGTTTGGCGACTATGGTTGTTTTAGTACTAATGACTTTAAGCATATTTCAACAGGCGATGGCGGGATAGTAACCGTTAATTCGGGTGACAAAGAGGATTATTATCGCACACATGCGTTTGCAGATAAGAACTATAAACGAATTGGAACCAGTTTGGATCGTACTCCGAGCAGCCTGGCACCTAACTATAGAATGACTGAACTGCAGGGTGCTGTAGGTATCGCCCAATTGAAAAGGTTAGAATGGCTGTGCGGTAGAAGGACAGAATTAGGCAGCGCGCTAACTGAAGGGCTGAAGGATCTTCCACAGCTAAGCACGATGGAGGTTGCCCCGGATAATTGCTGCACGTACTGGTTCTACATGTTCCGACTGGTTGATGGTAAATTGAACTGTACACGAGATGAATTCGGTGCAGCACTTGATGCTGAAGGTATAAAGAATCGCTTGGGTTATATACCTTCTGTAATCTATATGCAGCCGATGTTTCAGAATAAGCAGGCCTATTTAGATAGCCAATTTCCTTTCGATTTGACTGGTGCTGACTATAAGCAAGGCGATTGTCCTGTGGCGGAAGAGGTTCTGCGGACTGCAATTCAAGTTCCAATCAATGAGTTCTATACGGATCAAGATATAAGGGAAACCATTGAGGCAATTCGAAAAGTCACTTTATTTTATTCTAAATGAGGTAGTTCACACGCACTAAATAGGTGTTATTGGAGGTGAGTCGGCAAATGAGTTTCACGGATTTAGGTATTCCGGTAGATGCTGTGGAATCGAGGACTGCGGCAATATGTATAAACGATGCTAACGAAAGTAGAGTCGTCATTGCGGCAAGAGGATTTCTACTTGTCGTTGACATAGAGACGGAGGAATGTACCCAGTTACCCTTCCCTAATCATTATATTGAGTATCCGTATGATTGCTTCGCAAGTGATAGCGGGATGTTCTATGTGGGCGTGGGGAATATGTTCTATGCCGTTGATCCGTTCCGGCTCATCTATGTGGGTGCCATTCAGGTTAGTGAGAGAGACGAGTTATGCGGATTTGGCTATGCCGAGAACAGGGAGGGGCATATCTATATGGCCTCATACCCAGAGTGTCGTCTATACCGTTATCGTCCCAATGAACGGGACATCCTTGACTATGGCAGTATGGATTCCGAGCAAAAATATCCTTCTCATATGGCTGTAGATGCTTATAATTGGGTCTATCTTGGAATAGGTACGGCTAAAAAGAACATTATTGCCTACAATCCTCATAGCGGAGAACGCCTGACTCTGCTCAGTGAAGAACTGAGGACCATCGGTATCGGGCAAGTTATACAAGCGGGAGATCATCGGGTTTATGCGCTCTTAGGAGAGCATTGGGCGAGGGTCGAACAGGGAGTGGTTATCGAGCGGCTTCTAGATAACCAGCTCCCTGCTTCACTTTACACGGGGACGAGCTTTGATAAGTTTCATCGCCAACTGCAAGGAGAATGGAAGCTCCTTCGTCACAGTCTATCGAATCGTGAGCTAGTGCTGAAGCATAGAGAATCTGAACAAGTAAAGGTGATTCAGCTAGTGTATAAATCGGAAGGAGCTATGCTGTCTACTTTGACTGTAGGACCGGATTCACGTATATACGGAACATCGATGCATCCTTTGCATTTCTATCATTATAATCCTCACCGCCAAAATCGAGCAGAAGAGCAAGATCCGCTGATTAATGGGGGGCCACATGTGATTCAGCATGGATTCGGTGGGAATATAGCAGCTTATGCTGTGCAGGGGAACCTGCTGATTGGAGCGGCTTATCCTGGAGGAAGACTCCATCTGTATGATGTAACAAGACCGATTCAGTCCGAGGAGAGGCAAGTATTATCGAATGGACAGCTGTCTACGCGTAATCCGATTTGTGTAAGTTCGCATGAAGAAATCCATCGGCCCAGATGTGTGGTTGC
The window above is part of the Paenibacillus lutimineralis genome. Proteins encoded here:
- a CDS encoding DegT/DnrJ/EryC1/StrS family aminotransferase → MTHSSRLAIHGGEKVKTTPFGTGKRFGSEEAKELLEALEQNTLFYHFGAKVKQFLTDFNEMYEVPYSVATSSGTAAIHVALGAAGITVGDEVITSPITDYGSIIGILYQNAIPVFADVDPHSYNMDPASIEAHITPRTKAILVVHLAGNACDMDPIIEIAKKYNLKVIEDCAQAYLTKYKGQLVGTFGDYGCFSTNDFKHISTGDGGIVTVNSGDKEDYYRTHAFADKNYKRIGTSLDRTPSSLAPNYRMTELQGAVGIAQLKRLEWLCGRRTELGSALTEGLKDLPQLSTMEVAPDNCCTYWFYMFRLVDGKLNCTRDEFGAALDAEGIKNRLGYIPSVIYMQPMFQNKQAYLDSQFPFDLTGADYKQGDCPVAEEVLRTAIQVPINEFYTDQDIRETIEAIRKVTLFYSK